One part of the Sphingobacterium sp. LZ7M1 genome encodes these proteins:
- a CDS encoding AAA family ATPase, producing MKLKHISDYLSIKKFNDIEISDFTVITGINGAGKSHFLNAIDKGNITIEGIDSENIILYNYNDFNVYNIDLNYRDSQTSSIKQRQQAYIDKSNSSNVKFQEKRNNIISSFKVNRNYGSIYLDEDLIYNMQNLGLLDWSDEDKDYYLTFDMNNPDTSKVDYYKFVNFQSLISRYEVHNIEDLDKFIEFFKDTTSKVQALTIIRNYGYSKELKSLNETKFQEVFDVIRLTPPFDFGDVEIRNKYPHFILDIIYYLRDSTQFFNSINPTQFVKDLKEVYKEVEEYYKSQLDEYTLKQIQSVNGDNVLDSISFDNGFFNLHDIAQEEKSFQLIIKQNDINKFLKSEGQYVHTFTNEELKDNFGESPIKILNDILNEYDVNGYEFRNSELHLDIHNGMLNQNIHVYLFNKTENFQTHLDALSSGEKTLLALAFSVYKLTKKKVIAKVLLLDELDSALHPSMSKRLINVLHNYFHKVLGIKIIISSHSPSTIAFSPDDSLYIIKKGDSEKLLHHVSKDEALKELTIGVPSFSINYENRKQVFVESKYDVEYYSAINDIFKDYLNKEISLNFIASGDVQKDKNGQPKSNCDVVKEIAKTLRKAGNNSIYGIIDWDLAKSKDENSYIITLGYNSRYSIENYIFDPLFVGVFLLKEKIIKPDYFGFDDKFSLQSLLNLTKDQCQTIINKICERIKDEITQEKIISVINDSYPGTIMDTNFSELNSYKTIHGLELQIPYFIKVLQGHKLEEYLTEIFPKFKAYSKGREDLLKKEFIKIVMEDFINYTPSDLLDVLLEAQK from the coding sequence ATGAAACTAAAACACATCTCAGATTATTTATCCATCAAAAAGTTTAATGATATAGAAATAAGTGATTTTACTGTTATTACAGGGATTAACGGTGCTGGAAAATCTCATTTCTTAAACGCAATTGATAAAGGAAATATTACGATTGAAGGTATAGATTCAGAAAATATAATCTTATATAATTATAATGATTTTAATGTTTATAACATTGATTTAAATTATAGAGATTCCCAAACATCAAGTATAAAACAAAGACAACAAGCTTATATAGATAAATCAAATTCATCAAATGTAAAATTCCAAGAAAAAAGAAATAATATAATAAGTTCTTTCAAAGTTAACAGAAATTACGGTTCTATATATTTAGATGAAGATTTGATTTATAATATGCAAAATTTAGGTCTTCTTGATTGGTCAGATGAAGATAAAGATTATTATCTAACTTTTGATATGAATAATCCAGATACTTCAAAAGTTGATTATTATAAATTTGTAAATTTTCAATCTCTAATTTCAAGGTATGAAGTACATAATATTGAGGATTTAGATAAATTTATTGAATTCTTTAAAGATACAACTTCAAAAGTACAAGCACTTACTATAATTAGAAATTATGGCTATAGTAAGGAATTAAAATCTCTTAATGAAACTAAATTTCAAGAAGTATTTGACGTTATTAGATTAACTCCTCCATTTGATTTCGGGGATGTAGAAATTAGAAATAAATACCCTCATTTCATTTTAGATATTATTTATTATTTAAGGGATTCAACACAATTTTTTAATAGTATTAATCCAACACAATTTGTTAAGGATTTAAAAGAAGTTTATAAGGAAGTTGAAGAATATTATAAATCTCAATTAGATGAATATACATTAAAACAAATTCAAAGTGTTAATGGAGATAATGTACTTGATTCCATATCATTTGATAATGGTTTTTTTAATTTACATGATATTGCCCAGGAAGAGAAAAGCTTTCAACTCATTATAAAACAAAATGATATAAACAAATTTCTTAAATCTGAAGGTCAATATGTTCATACATTTACTAATGAGGAATTGAAAGATAATTTTGGAGAATCACCAATTAAAATTTTAAATGATATTTTAAATGAATATGATGTAAATGGTTATGAATTTAGAAATTCTGAATTACATTTAGATATCCACAATGGCATGCTAAACCAAAATATCCATGTGTATTTATTTAATAAGACTGAAAATTTTCAAACTCATTTAGACGCCCTTTCTTCAGGGGAAAAAACACTGCTCGCTTTAGCTTTCTCTGTATATAAATTAACAAAAAAGAAAGTTATTGCAAAGGTCTTATTGTTGGACGAATTAGATTCTGCCTTGCATCCTTCAATGTCAAAAAGGTTGATTAATGTTTTACATAATTATTTTCATAAAGTACTTGGTATTAAAATCATTATCTCAAGTCATTCACCTTCTACAATAGCGTTTTCACCTGATGATAGTTTATATATTATAAAAAAAGGAGATTCAGAAAAATTATTACATCATGTAAGTAAAGATGAGGCATTAAAAGAATTAACAATTGGAGTTCCTTCTTTCAGTATTAATTATGAAAATAGAAAACAAGTATTTGTTGAAAGCAAATATGATGTCGAATATTATAGTGCTATCAATGATATTTTTAAAGACTATTTAAACAAGGAAATTTCACTGAACTTTATTGCTTCTGGCGATGTCCAAAAAGATAAAAATGGTCAACCAAAATCAAACTGTGATGTTGTAAAAGAGATAGCAAAAACCTTAAGAAAAGCAGGTAATAATTCCATTTATGGTATTATTGATTGGGATTTAGCTAAATCAAAAGATGAAAATTCATATATCATTACCCTTGGTTATAATTCTAGATATAGTATAGAAAATTATATTTTTGATCCATTATTTGTAGGAGTTTTTCTTTTGAAAGAAAAAATAATAAAACCTGATTATTTTGGTTTTGACGATAAATTTAGTCTTCAATCTCTTCTTAATTTAACAAAGGATCAATGTCAAACTATTATTAATAAAATATGTGAAAGAATCAAAGATGAAATTACGCAAGAAAAGATAATAAGTGTCATTAATGACAGTTATCCGGGAACAATTATGGATACTAATTTTTCAGAATTAAATTCATATAAGACTATTCATGGGCTTGAATTACAAATTCCATATTTTATTAAAGTATTACAAGGACATAAATTAGAAGAATATTTAACAGAAATTTTCCCGAAATTTAAAGCATATTCTAAAGGAAGAGAAGATTTATTAAAAAAGGAATTTATCAAAATTGTGATGGAAGATTTTATTAACTATACTCCTTCAGATTTATTAGATGTGCTTTTAGAAGCTCAAAAATAG
- a CDS encoding HD domain-containing protein, giving the protein MKKEQLVAILEVLKLAEKLKFELRHSWLSNGRQESVAEHTWRMSLMAVLLEPLLDQQVDMARLLKMIIIHDLVEAEAGDVSVLDQIRNPEIRKIKQHKEELAINNLRKKLAASNGEEIYHLFYEFEEKETFEAKVANAIDKLEVQLQHNHADITTWEEIEYDLSFVIGKHVQFDETFAMLKDLIEQEAEEKLRGAGLDVSEIKIRAISQFS; this is encoded by the coding sequence ATGAAAAAAGAGCAATTGGTTGCAATTTTGGAAGTCCTGAAGTTAGCAGAAAAGTTAAAGTTTGAACTTAGGCACAGCTGGTTGTCTAATGGTAGACAAGAGAGTGTTGCCGAGCATACTTGGCGCATGTCCTTAATGGCGGTTTTGCTTGAACCATTGTTGGATCAACAGGTCGATATGGCTCGTTTATTGAAAATGATCATAATCCATGATCTAGTGGAAGCTGAAGCTGGTGATGTCTCTGTGCTCGACCAAATCCGTAATCCTGAAATCAGAAAAATAAAGCAACACAAAGAGGAATTAGCCATCAATAATCTCCGTAAAAAACTAGCTGCTAGCAATGGTGAAGAGATATACCATTTGTTCTATGAATTCGAGGAGAAAGAGACCTTTGAAGCAAAAGTGGCCAATGCAATAGATAAGCTAGAAGTTCAACTTCAACATAATCATGCCGATATTACTACTTGGGAAGAGATTGAATATGATCTGTCATTTGTAATAGGTAAGCATGTGCAGTTTGATGAAACCTTTGCGATGTTGAAAGACTTAATCGAGCAGGAAGCAGAAGAAAAGCTTAGGGGAGCTGGTTTGGATGTTTCAGAGATTAAGATCAGAGCGATTTCTCAATTTTCGTAA
- a CDS encoding Gfo/Idh/MocA family protein, which yields MNNKNLTSRRNFIRTVAGVAVSAPFFLDQAFANAPAKKLRHACIGVGGMGGHDLQQFKSHPDIEIVALCDVDENHLKQAGQQIPGARLYTDWREMLEKEKKNIDSVNVTVPDHNHFIIAMAAIDAGKHVYCQKPMCHDVAEVRVLTKHAVKAGVVTQLGTQIASSIGDRTAVQWIKEGLIGKVKHAYLCSNRSGIAGYRLEGPRPKETYDVPATLDWDKWIGTAPMRPFAPSIYHPGIWRTWQDFGTGWSGDIGCHIFDAVWKGLDLKAPLSVVAEVQESWKDSSERRADTWSQGNHISWQFPGNEKTAAGVLPLEWFDGEFYPPKEVQALFNNGEKYPEEAAMLVGTEGALLIPHGGTPVLLPQSKFKDHQYPKLEERNHYHHYVDACLKKGKTESHFAQTGPMTEAILLGTVAIRVPGKVLEWDAVNLKFPNAPEADKFLKRKYRKGWEVKGFG from the coding sequence ATGAACAACAAGAACCTAACTTCCAGAAGGAATTTTATCCGTACCGTGGCGGGTGTTGCGGTCTCTGCACCATTTTTCCTAGATCAAGCTTTTGCAAATGCTCCTGCCAAGAAACTGAGACATGCCTGTATTGGCGTTGGCGGAATGGGCGGGCATGACCTGCAGCAGTTTAAATCGCACCCCGATATTGAGATCGTTGCCCTATGTGATGTGGATGAAAACCACCTGAAGCAGGCGGGACAGCAGATTCCCGGTGCGAGATTATATACCGATTGGCGAGAAATGCTCGAAAAGGAGAAAAAGAACATCGACTCGGTGAACGTAACGGTTCCTGACCATAACCATTTTATCATTGCCATGGCCGCCATCGATGCAGGCAAGCATGTGTATTGCCAAAAGCCGATGTGCCATGATGTTGCTGAGGTCAGGGTTCTGACCAAGCATGCCGTAAAGGCAGGAGTGGTTACTCAATTAGGGACACAGATTGCTTCATCCATCGGCGATCGGACGGCAGTGCAATGGATCAAGGAAGGTCTGATCGGAAAGGTGAAACATGCCTATTTATGTTCCAACCGTTCGGGGATCGCGGGCTATCGCTTGGAAGGACCAAGGCCAAAGGAAACCTATGATGTTCCAGCGACCTTGGACTGGGATAAGTGGATTGGAACAGCTCCTATGCGCCCTTTTGCGCCGAGCATCTATCATCCTGGAATCTGGCGTACCTGGCAGGATTTCGGAACAGGTTGGTCCGGAGATATTGGTTGCCATATCTTCGATGCGGTCTGGAAAGGTTTGGACTTGAAAGCTCCGCTTTCCGTAGTCGCCGAAGTGCAGGAGTCTTGGAAGGATTCCTCTGAACGCAGGGCAGATACTTGGTCCCAAGGGAACCATATCAGCTGGCAATTTCCGGGAAATGAGAAAACAGCCGCAGGAGTGCTGCCATTGGAATGGTTTGATGGTGAGTTCTACCCTCCAAAGGAGGTTCAGGCGCTTTTCAATAATGGCGAGAAGTACCCCGAAGAGGCCGCAATGTTGGTCGGTACGGAAGGGGCCCTGTTGATTCCGCATGGCGGAACACCGGTATTATTGCCGCAGAGCAAGTTTAAGGACCATCAGTACCCTAAGTTGGAAGAAAGAAATCATTATCACCATTATGTGGATGCCTGTCTGAAAAAGGGGAAAACGGAATCCCATTTTGCGCAGACCGGTCCGATGACCGAAGCGATATTATTGGGTACCGTAGCGATAAGAGTGCCTGGAAAGGTCTTGGAATGGGATGCAGTGAATTTGAAATTCCCAAATGCTCCGGAAGCGGATAAGTTTTTGAAGAGGAAATATAGGAAAGGTTGGGAAGTGAAAGGTTTTGGGTAG
- a CDS encoding DUF1080 domain-containing protein, with translation MNILRFSANQCCALILLCFFGCFGVGSAAAQTPAEKDEGWISLFDGKTLNGWRVNENPETFSVKDGAIVVNGNVSHLFYDGDVNNHDFKNFELKIDVMTFPNSNSGIYFHTDFQEKGFPAVGHEVQVNLTHTDWKKSGSLYNVVNVDKAPAVDNQWYTQHIIVKGKTVRILINGQLLYEYVEPNLKQDAERGQFISHGTFALQGHDPGSKAMFKNIRVKVLPN, from the coding sequence ATGAACATATTGAGATTTAGTGCCAATCAATGCTGTGCATTGATTTTGCTGTGTTTTTTTGGATGTTTTGGTGTTGGTTCTGCTGCTGCGCAGACGCCGGCTGAGAAGGATGAAGGTTGGATTTCGCTGTTTGACGGGAAGACCCTGAACGGCTGGAGGGTGAATGAGAACCCCGAGACTTTTTCTGTGAAAGATGGTGCCATTGTGGTGAACGGTAATGTGTCGCACTTATTCTATGATGGGGATGTCAATAACCATGACTTCAAGAATTTCGAACTGAAGATCGATGTCATGACTTTCCCGAATTCCAATTCGGGGATCTATTTCCATACTGACTTTCAGGAAAAAGGCTTTCCAGCTGTAGGTCATGAGGTACAGGTAAACCTGACCCATACGGATTGGAAGAAGTCTGGTAGCCTTTACAATGTGGTAAATGTGGATAAGGCCCCGGCAGTGGACAATCAATGGTACACCCAACATATCATCGTAAAGGGCAAAACGGTAAGGATCCTGATCAATGGGCAATTGCTATATGAATATGTGGAGCCAAACCTAAAACAGGATGCTGAACGTGGTCAGTTTATCTCGCACGGAACCTTTGCCCTGCAGGGACATGATCCGGGAAGCAAGGCCATGTTCAAGAATATCCGGGTGAAAGTACTTCCAAACTAA